In Deltaproteobacteria bacterium, the DNA window GAAGCCGACGCCGGGGTCTACCAGAATGCTCTCCCTTTTGACGCCAGCCCTATCCGCCCTTTTTATCCCGTGGCCCAGCTGCTCGAGAATCTCGTCCGGAGCGGACTTATACCGCGGGTCTTCCTGCATATTTGCGGGAGTACCCTTCATGTGCATGATGATAACCGCGGCCCCGAATTGCGAAGCAACGTCCGCCATGTCCCCTGAAAAGCCGAGACCGGAGACATCGTTGATCATGTGAGCGCCCGCTTTCAGTGCTTCACGGGCAACCGCCGATTTATAGGTGTCCACCGATAACAGGGCATCCGTTCTCCCGGCAAGGTCTTCTATGACGGGGATGATCCTTTCGGTCTCTTCCTCTTCTCCGACGGGCTCTGCTCCCGGACGGGTGGACTCGCCGCCGAT includes these proteins:
- the folP gene encoding dihydropteroate synthase encodes the protein MGIVNVTPDSFSDGGEFFQRERAIERGLELISDGADIVDIGGESTRPGAEPVGEEEETERIIPVIEDLAGRTDALLSVDTYKSAVAREALKAGAHMINDVSGLGFSGDMADVASQFGAAVIIMHMKGTPANMQEDPRYKSAPDEILEQLGHGIKRADRAGVKRESILVDPGVGFGKRYRDNLYIIKNLEEFRSAGYPVVVGVSRKAFIGRATGKSVDDRAFGTAAAVAIAVNNGADVLRVHDVKESRDAVLMAWEIRREKAC